The genomic segment GCTACATCTCGTCCGACCTCAACTTCGAATTCCACTACTTTTTCATGCGGAAGTGGTGGTTCGTGACGCTCGCGCTGGCATTTGTCGTGTTCCCGGGCGGCTTCGGAACGCTTGACGAGCTGTTCGAGCTGCTGACACTCCTCCAGACGCGCAAGATCACCCACCGGGTCGCGGTGCTTCTCTATGGCAAGGACTACTGGCAGGATGTCCTGAATATGGAGAAGCTCATCGAGTGGGGAACCATCTCTCCGAAGGACGTTCGCCTGTTCGAGTACGCGGATTCCCCCGTTGATGCGTTCGAGCTGCTCAAGGCACGATTCGAGGCGTACTTCCGCGATCCGAAGACGCACCATCGCACAGAACCGTGGGGCGTGTGATCCGCCCTGCAAAAACGCTCGGCGGCTATATGCAGCCTCCGGCGGATCGACTATAATGGAACAGGGCAAGCTCCCTCACGCTCGCGAGGCGAGCCGACCGCGGTGCTATCCGCCCGGCGGTCAGGTCATCGAGCGTGTGAAGCCTGAATGTCATCAGGAGGAATTCCGATGCCGTTTGTGATCTGCGAACCGTGCGTCGACGTCAAGGACGCCGCTTGCGTCGACGTCTGCCCGGTCGACTGCATCCACGAGGGCGAGGATCAGTACTACATCGAGCCCGACGAATGCATCGACTGCGGCGTCTGCGAACCGGAATGCCCGGTTGAGGCGATCTTCGAGGAAAGCGCTGTCCCCGATCAGTGGCAGAGCTACATCGCCAAGAACGCGGACTTCTTCAAGTAGACCTGGAGCCAGTCGCCCGGCTCGATCCACTCGCGTAGCAACGCGCATCCCCGCCGTTTTCCCCGGTGGATGATGCGCGTTCTCGTTTTTCGGGGCGTGGGTTCGTCGCCTCGGACGGTTTAGATCGAAGACGGAGCCGGGAAGGTGATATCCAGCCGGTCGCCGTTCCGCTTTGCGCCGAGGGGAGAGACGCCCACCAGGTTCCTCGGCAATGAGACGTGCCGCTTGAACCCGCCGATCCGCACGACGAGCTCGTCTTTGAACACGGACAGGTCGATATCCGTCGCGCGGACGAACGGCAGGTGCAGCGAGATGCGCGTCTTGCCGTCCTCCCGCGAGAAGATCATGGGCGATTCCGTGGCGTGTGCTTGCGCTGGGTCCGTGTCGCCGTAGAGAACGTCCGCGAGGCGTTCCAGCCCCGCCTGACCGAGCACTTCCTCGCCGAACAGAGGCACTTTCCAGATCGGGACGTTCGCGAAGGCGTCTTCGATATCCGCCAGGTATGCCTGCTGCGCCTCGCGCCAGTGCGCCACGAACTGCCCGTCCGCCTCCGGCGGCAGCACGCGATTGATGATCACTCCGTCGATGGTCAATCCGTACAAGCAGAAGTACATGAACGCCCGCTGCGTTTCCTTGAGAACCATCTTCTCGGGGTTGGTCACGAGCCGTACCGTTGTGACTGAGGCATCGCGCAGCACGGCGTCGATCCCGTTGAGCCGTTCGAACAGGCTCTCGATGTTCTCGAAGTAGCGCTCCTCGGGCAGCGGCACGTTCGTCAATCGCTTGGCGATAGGACGCACGACGCTGACAACACCCCGTTGGAGCCGGAACACCTTCGACATATACCAGTCGAGCGTCGTCGGAATGCTGACGAACCGGAGCGATTCGCCGGTCGGCGCGCAGTCGAGGATGACGACATCGTAAGTCTTGTCGCGATAGTACTGGTTGATGTAGAGGAGGCTGCACACCTCCTCCATGCCGGGGAAGATGGCGAGCTCTTCGGCAACGATGCCGTCGATCCCGGACAGGCGGAGCACGCTCGTCACGTAGGAGTAGACCTCGCGCCAGTAGCGCTGAATCTCTTCTTGAACCTGTATCTCCTGGATGTCCAGGTTCTCGGCGAGCTTCGTGGTCGAGCCACCGTCGTGGTCGGTAAGTCGGCGGTCGAGGTCGAACGAGTCCGCGAGCGAGTGCGCCGGATCGACCGACATGACGAGGGTCCGATAGCCCATTCCTGCCAGCCGCAGACCCGTTGCCGCCGCGATGCTCGTCTTGCCGACGCCGCCCTTGCCCGTGTAGAGGATGATCCGCACTGCCTTTCCTTCCCCGCCGCGATGGCTGGTCTTGCGCCCGGACGCTGCGCGAATACTAACGACGCCGACCCGACCTGTGCAACCGGATCGCGGGTTTGACCGCTCGCCGACGCCGTCTTACGATAAGCCATGTCGTCTCGCCGTTCTGACGATCTGAGCCGATAGGAGGTTCACGATGCGGTACGCGATCCGTTGTTTCTGTGTCGTTGTCGTTCTGGCGTTGAGCGCCATGCCTGTCGTGGCGGCGCAGTTCGAGTTCCTGGACATCCAGTCGAAGGCGAACTCCAAACTCGTCGGGTTCGAGTGGTGGACCGGCAACGCCGGCGACAGCACGCTGTCGAAGCTGCCCATCGGCAAGGCAACCGACTTCGAGGGTCCCGAAGGCAAGGTTCAGTTCCTGGTCGGCGAGAAAGCCGTCGTCCTCAACGGCACGAACGCCGCCAAGTGGCCCAAGGAGATCACCGGTTTCGCTGTCGGCGGGAAGGCGAAGGCGATCTACTTCCTCCACGCGACCGGGTGGTCGTTCGCCGGAGCCATCAGCTACAAGTTCATCCTCCACTACGACGACAAGTCCAAGGAGGAGCTCGGCATGCAGTCCGACGTCAATTCGCGGGACTGGTGCGCCGAGGGACAGGCTCTGGCGGACAAGAACTCAGTCTGGGGCTGGCAACTCAAAGAGGGTCCCCCGTGCGGGCACGCCGGACTCATCACGACGAAGTGGGCGAACCCGAAGTCCGGCACGACGATCGCCTCGCTCGATATGGTCTCGCTGGGAACCGCCGCCGTGCCGATCATCGCGGCGGTGACGCTGGGCGACGCCTCGCTGAGCGTCGATCCTCGCGCCAAAGTCGCCGCCGTCTGGGGAGCCGTCAAGACCTATCGGCAATAACCGCGCGAGAGGAAGCAGAGCGCATGGCGACGATCCCGTTCCGCGCGAAGGCATGGTACGGCGATGAGACGATCCACCTGCCCGTCCCCGACCGCTGGCGGCTGGAGGTCTCCCGACTCACTCCCTCGCGACGGCTCGCGCCGACGGAGATCGCCGCCGCGCTCCGCAGCCCCATCGGCACGCCGACGGTCCGTGCCCTCGCCGAGCGAGCGCGAACCGCGACGATCATCGTCGAAGACATGACGCGCCCGACTCCCATGACGGAGATCATCCCGGCGCTGCTGAGCGACCTGCACGACGCCGGACTGGGTCGCGACTCGATCCGGTTCGTGCTCGCTCTGGGCTGCCATCGGCAGGCTCCTCGCGAGGAGATGGTCAAGAAGCTGGGAGCCGATGTCGTTGGCGAGTACGAAGTCCTGAACCACGACCTCGACGGGCAGTTCCAGTACTGTGGCCGGTCGAGCCGGGGAACGCCCATCTACATCAATCAGGCGGTCACGTCGTCCGACCTCAAGATCATCCTCGGCACGACCTACCCGCGCGGCGGAACCGGCTACGGCGGCGGCGCGAAGTGCCTCGTCCCGGGCGTCGCGGCGCAGGCGACCATCGAGACCTACCACCACCTGCCCGGCGTCGAAGCGCTCAACCCCGACGGGCCCATGCGGCAGGACATCGAGGAGATAGCCCGGAAGGTCGGGATCGACTTCATCGTCAACGCCGTCCTCAACGGCGATCGGGAGATCATCGGCGTCTTCGCCGGCGACGTCGTCGACGCCCACCGCGCGGCAGCGGACCTGTGCAAGCAGGCGAGCCTCTTCCCGATGATCCCCGACGCCGACGTGGTCATCAGCAACGCCTATCCGTTCGACACGAACCTGCGCTACACCTGGCGCGGCACTTGGCCCTTCGGGTTCCACCGGAACGCCGTCAAAGTGCTCGTCGATACCTGCACGGAGGGAACGGGCTATCACCAGTACTTCAAGGCGCACGGGCTGCCGTTCGCCGTGCGCAACGCGAACGTGCCGTCGTGGCATCTCTACTCGCCGGTGCTGGGTCCCAAGGAAGCGTACGAGGTTCACCCCGAATGCCTGTTCCATCGGACGTGGGAGAGCATCGTGGAGACCGTCGAGGCTGAGGCGGAGGGCAGTCCGAAGGTCGCCGTCTATCCCGACGCCGGCATTGGATGGCATAGCTGATGACGCGCCGCTTCCTGCTCGACAACGACGGCAGCAACTTCTTCTGCCACACGATGACGGACGACGTCGACGCGTCGGTCGCCGCCGCTGTCGGCGAGTGCCCGGAGTCGATCACGACCTACCTGCTCTGCGCCGGAGCGGGAACCTACTACTACCCGACCGAGGTCGGTGACGTGATCGCCCTCGATTCCGGCGGAACCGGACGCGAAGGGCTCTTGCGCGAGCTCCACGCGCGCGGCGTCGATCCGTTCGGCAGGTTCCTCCAAGCCCTCAAAGCCGCCGGCAAGGAGACGTTCATCACCTACCGAATGAACGACGTCCACAACGCCGACGAGCCCGACCATCCG from the Candidatus Poribacteria bacterium genome contains:
- a CDS encoding ferredoxin family protein, with amino-acid sequence MPFVICEPCVDVKDAACVDVCPVDCIHEGEDQYYIEPDECIDCGVCEPECPVEAIFEESAVPDQWQSYIAKNADFFK
- a CDS encoding ArsA family ATPase, with the translated sequence MRIILYTGKGGVGKTSIAAATGLRLAGMGYRTLVMSVDPAHSLADSFDLDRRLTDHDGGSTTKLAENLDIQEIQVQEEIQRYWREVYSYVTSVLRLSGIDGIVAEELAIFPGMEEVCSLLYINQYYRDKTYDVVILDCAPTGESLRFVSIPTTLDWYMSKVFRLQRGVVSVVRPIAKRLTNVPLPEERYFENIESLFERLNGIDAVLRDASVTTVRLVTNPEKMVLKETQRAFMYFCLYGLTIDGVIINRVLPPEADGQFVAHWREAQQAYLADIEDAFANVPIWKVPLFGEEVLGQAGLERLADVLYGDTDPAQAHATESPMIFSREDGKTRISLHLPFVRATDIDLSVFKDELVVRIGGFKRHVSLPRNLVGVSPLGAKRNGDRLDITFPAPSSI
- a CDS encoding DUF2088 domain-containing protein translates to MATIPFRAKAWYGDETIHLPVPDRWRLEVSRLTPSRRLAPTEIAAALRSPIGTPTVRALAERARTATIIVEDMTRPTPMTEIIPALLSDLHDAGLGRDSIRFVLALGCHRQAPREEMVKKLGADVVGEYEVLNHDLDGQFQYCGRSSRGTPIYINQAVTSSDLKIILGTTYPRGGTGYGGGAKCLVPGVAAQATIETYHHLPGVEALNPDGPMRQDIEEIARKVGIDFIVNAVLNGDREIIGVFAGDVVDAHRAAADLCKQASLFPMIPDADVVISNAYPFDTNLRYTWRGTWPFGFHRNAVKVLVDTCTEGTGYHQYFKAHGLPFAVRNANVPSWHLYSPVLGPKEAYEVHPECLFHRTWESIVETVEAEAEGSPKVAVYPDAGIGWHS